From the genome of Epinephelus lanceolatus isolate andai-2023 chromosome 23, ASM4190304v1, whole genome shotgun sequence, one region includes:
- the atp6v1e1b gene encoding V-type proton ATPase subunit E 1, which yields MALSDADVQKQIKHMMAFIEQEANEKAEEIDAKAEEEFNIEKGRLVQTQRLKIMEYYEKKEKQIEQQKKIQMSNLMNQARLKVLKSRDDMISEMLNEARQRLVNVAKDPAKYPALMDGLILQGFYQLLEPKVTIRCRKQDFQMVQASIQRNIPIYKAAVKSNIEVRIDQDNFIPSDVSGGVEIYNGDGKIKVANTLESRLDLMAQQMMPEIRVALFGANPNRKFMD from the exons ATCAAGCACATGATGGCCTTCATTGAACAGGAGGCCAATGAGAAGGCAGAAGAGATTGATGCAAAG GCAGAAGAAGAGTTCAACATCGAGAAGGGTCGTCTGGTCCAAACTCAGAGGCTGAAGATCATGGAGTACTACgagaagaaagagaagcagATCGAGCAGCAGAAGAAAAT TCAGATGTCAAACCTGATGAACCAGGCTCGACTGAAGGTGCTGAAATCCCGGGACGATATGATCTCG GAAATGCTGAATGAGGCCCGCCAGCGGCTCGTAAACGTCGCAAAAGACCCAGCGAAGTATCCAGCTCTGATGGACGGATTGATCTTACAG GGATTTTATCAGCTTCTGGAGCCCAAAGTGACGATTCGCTGCCGTAAGCAGGACTTCCAGATGGTACAG GCCTCCATCCAGAGGAATATTCCCATATATAAAGCAGCTGTGAAGAGCAACATCGAGGTCCGCATCGACCAGGACAACTTCATCCCCTCTGACGT TTCTGGAGGTGTGGAGATCTATAATGGTGACGGGAAGATCAAGGTGGCGAATACCCTGGAGAGCAGACTGGACCTCATGGCTCAGCAG aTGATGCCTGAAATCCGAGTGGCTCTCTTCGGTGCCAACCCAAACCGCAAGTTTATGGACTAA